AGCTCGGACATCTTCTACAACATGGACCAGACCGTGAACGACCGTTGGGCACACATGGGCGTGCTCGGCGTGGAGATGGAATCCGCGGCCCTCTATGCCACCGCCGCCGAGGCCGGTGTTGACGCCTTGGGCCTGTTTACCGTCTCCGACAACATCGTCACCGGCAAGCAGCTTTCCGCTGAAGACCGTCAGACCGCCTTCCGCACCATGGTGGAGCTTGCTCTGCCGCTCAACGCGCTGGATTAATAAGGACCCACCGCCATGCTGAAAAAAGTTAAGGCCACCCCGGGTGAGCGCACCCAGGTAAACCCCAAGGCCGCCGTCCCCATCCTGCTGTTTGTCTTCGTCTTCTCCCTTATCATTGACAATGGTTTCAAGACGATGACCATGCCGATCGCGGAAGCGCTCGAAATTTCCGATAAGACCGCGTCGCTGCAGGCCTCCCTGGCCGGCGTGATCATTGGTATCGGCGCCGTCGTCTACGCCGCCTTGGCGGACTCCATTTCTATCCGGAAACTGATGCTTACCGGCATCGTTTTTGTGGCCGTGGGTTCCATCCTGGCCTTCGTCTTCTCTGGTTCGTGGGCCATGATATTAACCGGCCGCCTGATTCAAACCACCGGTTTGGCCGCCGCTGAGACACTCTATGTCATCTACGTGACCAAGCACTTGAGCGAGGATGATCAAAAGACCTACCTCGGCTTTTCCACCGCCGCCTTCCAGGCTGGCCTGCTCATTGGCGCGCTGACCTCCGGGTTCATCTCCACCCACGTGTCTTGGACGGCGATGTTCCTCATCCCGCTCATCCTCCTGCTGACCATTCCGCCCATCATTAAGAATGTGCCGGAAGATGAGGCCGTGGAAAGCCACCTGGACGCGCTCGGCCTGTTCTACGTTGCCCTCTTTGCCAGCGCTCTTATCTTGTTCATGCAGGATTACACCTGGTACTGGCTCATCTTCGCCATCGTGGGCGTTGCCGCATTCATCGTGCACATCAAGAACGCGAAGAACCCCGTGGTTACCCCGGAATTCTTCACCAATGGCCGCTACGTGTGGACCATTATCATGGTGCTCTTTGTCTATTCCACGCAGCTGGGCTTTATCTTCCTGCTGCCGTTTGCAGCCCATGACATGCACGGCATGAGCTTGGATCAGGCCTCGCTGTTGATGGTGCCGGGCTATATCTGCGCCATCCTCGTCGGCATCTTTTCCGGCAAAATTGGCAAGGTCATGTCCTCTCGCGCCACCATTTACACCGCCTTTGGCATGGTTGCCGGCGCGCTCTTGTTCGCCGCGTTCTTCGCGCAGGTTCACGTTTCCGTGCTCATCATCGCCATCGTGGCCTTTGCCAGCGGCTTTGCCCTGATGTACGCCCCACTGGTCAATACCGCTTTGCGCAATATCAGCGCAGCCAAGTCCGGCATCGCCATTGGTTTCTACAACCTCACCATCAATATCGCCGTGCCCCTGGGCATCGCTTATACCGCCAAGCTGCAGGAATCCACCAGCTACACCACCACGCTGTTGGTCCTCACCTTCATCGCCGCCATCGGCTCTGGCCTCTATGTGGTCTCTGACCTCAAGATGGCCCGTAAAGAATCCGCTGCTATTTCCTAAAGGAGAAAATCATGACTTCTCGCAACGACGTTGCTTCCTACATCGACCACACCCTGCTCAAGCCAGAGGCCACCCCGGAGCAATTCCGCGCCCTGGTAAAAGAGGCCACCGAGCTTGGCACCTACGCCGTGTGCGTCTCCCCTTCCGCCCTGCCGCTCGAGACCCCGAAGTCCCTCCATGTCGCCACGGTCGTGGGCTTTCCCTCCGGCGCCGTCAAGCCGGAAATCAAGGCCGCTGAAGCCGCCCGCGCGGTTGCCGATGGCGCCGAGGAAGTAGACATGGTCATCAACATCCCGCTGGCCATCGAGGGCCGCGCCGAGGAGCTGCAGGCAGAAATCCAGGCCGTGCGCGATGCCATCCCGGGCAAGGTGCTCAAGGTCATCATCGAGTCTGCCGCGCTTTCCGATGCCGCCATCGTCCTCGCCTGCCAGGCCGCCGCTGCCGCCCAGGCGGACTTTGTCAAGACCTCCACCGGCTTCCACCCCGCCGGCGGTGCCTCCACCCACGCCGTCAAGCTCATGCGCGAGACCGTAGGCGACAAGCTGGGCGTGAAGGCCTCCGGCGGCATCCGCACCGCCGAGGATGCTCTCGCCATGATCGAGGCCGGCGCCAGCCGCCTGGGGCTGTCCTCCTCTGCCAAGATCCTCGAGGAGCTTTAAGCCATGTCTGTGGATAAGACCTTCGATTTCGACTACGCCCGCACCTGGGCCGAACACGATCCGGATGCGGACACCGCCCGTCAGGTGCTCACGTGGATCGAGGAAGATAACTCCGAAGAACTCGCCGCCGCCTTCGCGGGCCCCCTGAACTTTGGTACCGCGGGCCTGCGCGCCGCCGTGGGCGCGGGCGAATCCCGCATGAACCGCGCCGTGGTCATTCGCACCACCTACGGTCTTATTACCTGGCTCAAGC
This is a stretch of genomic DNA from Corynebacterium accolens. It encodes these proteins:
- a CDS encoding MFS transporter translates to MLKKVKATPGERTQVNPKAAVPILLFVFVFSLIIDNGFKTMTMPIAEALEISDKTASLQASLAGVIIGIGAVVYAALADSISIRKLMLTGIVFVAVGSILAFVFSGSWAMILTGRLIQTTGLAAAETLYVIYVTKHLSEDDQKTYLGFSTAAFQAGLLIGALTSGFISTHVSWTAMFLIPLILLLTIPPIIKNVPEDEAVESHLDALGLFYVALFASALILFMQDYTWYWLIFAIVGVAAFIVHIKNAKNPVVTPEFFTNGRYVWTIIMVLFVYSTQLGFIFLLPFAAHDMHGMSLDQASLLMVPGYICAILVGIFSGKIGKVMSSRATIYTAFGMVAGALLFAAFFAQVHVSVLIIAIVAFASGFALMYAPLVNTALRNISAAKSGIAIGFYNLTINIAVPLGIAYTAKLQESTSYTTTLLVLTFIAAIGSGLYVVSDLKMARKESAAIS
- the deoC gene encoding deoxyribose-phosphate aldolase gives rise to the protein MTSRNDVASYIDHTLLKPEATPEQFRALVKEATELGTYAVCVSPSALPLETPKSLHVATVVGFPSGAVKPEIKAAEAARAVADGAEEVDMVINIPLAIEGRAEELQAEIQAVRDAIPGKVLKVIIESAALSDAAIVLACQAAAAAQADFVKTSTGFHPAGGASTHAVKLMRETVGDKLGVKASGGIRTAEDALAMIEAGASRLGLSSSAKILEEL